The Arachidicoccus terrestris genome includes the window GTTTTGTAAAGGAATACATAATCAATCACTTCTTTGTCAACTGACTATTTCTAAGGTAGCCAGGTCCGGTATCGAATTTATCTGAGCTATGTCGGAAAACAGCAAGTCCATTGCCTTGTGTTCTAAGAAAGTATCCAAAAGCAATATTCCCGGATAGAACTGGCCGGCAAGCGATGAGGCGATATAGGAAAATCGTCGGATCCACAACGACAGCCCATAAACGGACTGGTTTACCCAGGTCAGGCTTGTACCGCTGAAGGATGATTTTGTTATTATTGAGAAGACAGCAATCACAAGCATTCATTCAAGGCCTGATTAAAAAGAAAAGAAATATCTGATCACCTTATCCCCAAAACAGGAAAGTGTCAGATCAGCAATGCGCCTTTGGGGAGTTCGAGGTCGGGATTTGCGAAGTACAATTAATACAAACCTTCACCAAAACCATTTTACCTGAAGTTTGTTTAAAGTGCCACAACCCAGAGCGAAATGCCTCATTTAAAAATAATATACATTTTCTGGCACATCGGTGAATATGAAAGATAGTATAATCTAATCCGGTAATGGGTAATGCATGATCTATTTAATGAGGAATGCGTCGACACTGTTTTCAAATATAATTGATCAATAGACGCCGGGCAACTTCCAAAATGGCAAACGGGAGTCACACGATACCGGTTTTTCCGGGGTTGGTTTAACGGTTTTGCAGGATAAAAGGCTTCACCAGACAGGGCTTGGAGAAACAATATATTATTACCTAGTATGAGGTAGAGCCTAACTTTAATTAACGCTAAGTAATCTTTGTAGAGCGGGCGCCAGCTCGAAGCAATTATTTTTCTCTGCAAATGATAACATCAAAACCTTCGTAGGAAGTTTTATCATTTATCATATATTATTTCTTTAAAAAAATGATTATTAATTTAATATAAACTATTATTTATTATTTAAGTTAAGTAATATAAGTGAATTTTATCTTCATGATACTTCAATCGTATGTATTAAAATGCCATACGGAAAGTGGTGATAGAATATTAAATATATATCAAATGAGTGATATAATTAATTGATTATCAAAATTAAACAGAATAGTAAATATGAATCTATGCCGGGGCAATATTTAGTTTATATTTAATTAACGTTTGTATATTATTAATTATTAACTTATTATGATTAAAACTGGTTGAATGTTGTTAAATGAATAAGCCTGCCGCCGGCTTGAATTTCTTGTTATTGTCTTTTTTTAAAAAGTTGGATACCAGCCGTTTGCATAATATAATGCATAAGTTTAAGTAATTGATATATTTGGTTGATAATTAATATATTAATGATAGCTGAAATATGGTGTCACTGTTGCCTGTATACAAACTTTTTGTTCTGAAGCAGGATTGTGTCAGCAACTTCCAGCAGTTTTACATCCGGGGGCGAATATCTTTTCGGCGTATTGCTGGTGAACTTCCAACAACTCCCGCTACTGTATATGAACAAATCGGCAACGTGGAGCTCTATTTGTCCGTCTTTAATATCTATAAGAAATTGATTGCGCCCTCTATATGTCAGAATCTCTTGACTGGCACTGTTTATTGTGTATCTGCGAAAGCCGGCTGTATTGAGCATGGCGATCTCCAGCCCACTGCAACCTGACCCATAGAAGTTTGACGAGTCTCTGTTAATCAAGGTGTATGTCCCGTCTTTATTTGCCGCAATATCGCAAATCACTGTATCCTTCAAGGAAGGGAAATGGATGAATAAGGCAATCGGACCCGGCAAGATTTTAAGGATACTATTACCGGGTGGTTCTTCCAACGTCTGGGTGCCGGTATATTGCTTAAAATCATGGAGCAGTTTTTCCGGAAAATCCTCCCCAAAAAAATCAGGCCATGATTTTCCATAAGCCCAGTATTTTAAGACGCCGCCGATAATATTCCTGTCTGCGGTGCTGCCTTGATTTGTGTACAGTGTCGGCGCCTCATAATAAACCGTATTGGAAAGGAAATAGGTACCCTGTTTTACATTAATTTTCTGAATGTCATCATTCTTTTTGCATCCGAAGCTCACTAAAATAAGTGAAAGGAGTAAACATGGAAGTAGATCTTTTTTCATCCATCTTTTTATGTAAAAATAAGTTTAATTTATATCACTAAGCGATTTATTTATATATGGATTCGAAGAAGTGACCATGCTGCCAATCGTAAAGTTTTTAAAGTCGCCAATACGCTGATGGCACATTTAAGCGAAGTGTACATTTATACGCGTTGCATAATAATCCACCGAAGGATCAGTGGGATAGCTATCTGAATCTTGGATTGGATGGGCATTGCGATGTAGTCCGTTTATGATTTACCGGCGCTTGCTAAGAGAGAAGATAGACAAGTGTGCCGCCTGCCCTCAAAAATCGCGGAAATTTCTTTGGGAACGTCGAAATTTGGTATAGCTTTGCAACGCAACAATAAAGCATACCGCAATGAAAATGTAATTTCTTTTCCATATATGACAACCGGCTGAGGCAGCTGGTATATGTTCGTTTACCGGGTGCAGCGTACATGCCGTACTTTGAAAGAAAAGAAATTATGTTGCAACTTCATCAACTTGCCTATGGGCATCCCAACGGAGATATTTTATTTCAACAGCTAGATTATACGCTCACGGCAGGGCTAACCGGACTTACGGGTCCCAACGGATGTGGTAAATCTACCCTGCTCAGACTCATGGCTGGTCATATTCTGCCGACAGAAGGCCGGATTGAAGCCATGGAGATACCCTACTATGTTCCGCAGCATTATGGACAGTTTGACCATTTAACGATAGCTGCGGTCCTTCAAATCGAAAAACCACTAAAAGCCTTGCAGGCGATATTGGCAGGAGATACCTCCGAGCAACATTTCACAGCGCTGGATGACGGCTGGGATCTGGAAGAAAGGCTGCAGAAAGTCTTTCACCTTTGGGGACTTAGCACAATCAGGCCGCAACAGTCTTTTGGTGCGTTAAGCGGTGGTATGAAAACCAAAGTCCTGCTGAGTGGTCTTTGTTTACATAACCCCAGGTGCATATTACTGGACGAACCCACTAATCATTTAGATGGAACCGGGCGCAAATTGCTTTATCAATATTTAGATGGGTTTAAAGGCGCCGCCCTTATTGTGAGTCATGACAGGGTCTTACTGGAGAAAATGTCGACCATTGTTGTACTTCAAAAAGAAGGGTTCACGACCTATGGAGGCAATTACAGCTTTTACATGCAGGAGCTGGACAAACAAAAAAACGCTCTGCAGCAGCAACTTAAATCCAGATCACAATCTCTCAAACAGGCAGAAGAAATACGCCGGCAAGTGATACAGCGTAGACAAAAGTTGGATAGCCGGGGAAAAGGGAAGCAGCAAAAAGCGGGTCTGCCGACTATTTTGCAGCATTCCCTTCAAAATAAGGCAGAAAACAGTACGGCCAGACTGGACGGCGGCCACAGAGAGAAAATAGAGCAGCTGAAGTCAGACGTAAAAGCCCTTAAAGAACAAGATAAAAACCATGCGGGGATGCGGTTGGCCATCCCCGGTTCAGACCTGCACAGTGGCAAGCTTCTGGTAGAAGCCAAAGATCTGACATTTTCCTATGCGCCTACAGCCGTCCCTGTCTGGAACGTTCCGCTGAACTTCAGTCTATACAGTTCAGACAGATGGGTAATTGCCGGCGATAACGGCAGCGGTAAATCCACTTTAATGCAACTTATTCATAATCAGGTTAAACCAACAAGTGGTATATTATATATAGCTGATGCCACCATACTGCATTTAGATCAGCATTATCAGATCATAGATGATGCGTTAAGTGTAATGGAACAGGCTGATGGCTGTAAGCATTCCGCTACCCTTACTCATGAAGTCGGTATTGCTCTTACCCGGTTTTTATTTACCCCCGATTATTGGGACAAACCCTGTCATACTTTGAGCGGAGGAGAACGTATGCGTCTGGCTTTATGTTGTCTCTATTTGAAAAAAGAGGCGGCAGATATACTGCTACTTGATGAACCGACCAACAATCTGGATCTCGACAACCTGGCTATTTTAACGCAGGTAATAGCCGCTTTCAAAGGAACCTTACTGGTAACATCGCATGATCCACTGTTTTTGGAACAAATCGGAGTGACTCATGCACTTAGCATGGATGAAGGCGGCAAGGTCGTCGCACTGGAAAAAACATCGAGTTGAACAAATTGTTACCAATATACCGGCGATTTTATAATCAGCCGCCACTATCCTACCTTTGTAATCCAGAAGATCCGAACCCTTAATGCACGAATTGCATCACCATCAAATTTGTAAGCCATGACGTTGAGAATACACAGAACCGTTCCGGTAATGCCGTCTATTCCGCCATTTAATTGGGGTGGTCTTATTAAAATGATCAGGAAAATACTAGACAATTGGCGATAACACCCGATCAGCCTATCATCCACCCGTATGGACTACCTTTTTCTTAGCAGCGGCAGTTTACCGGGGTATTATCATTAGAGCAGGATTTCCAGATGTCCGAAAACTTAGACGGAGGGCGGTGCCTAACGGTAATAGCAGTATCCTTGCCGGTATATGCTGTATGCCGGCCACAAAGCGTCCGGATTTGTGATGTCTGCCTTAATACCGGACAGGCCTTTCCGGTATTAATCATCGTTTATAATTTATATCCTTTGCTGTTTCCCTTGCCAGTTTGTACAATTCTTTTGCGCGCCAATATACCAATGTTTCATTGGTTATTTGCTTAATGAATTAGATATTACCGGGAATTCCCTACACCGCCATCTGGCAAAAGATGAACTCCTTAGGCCGATTTCCAGATCTGTAACGGGGCATGTCGGGGAAAATCCCGTCCGTGGATCCCCAAAAATCCCTTTTTTAGGGGAGAGACAAAAAACCAGTCTTTTCGGGATTGTCTGGCTTTGAATAAGGACAGAACTTCGCATTACAAATCAGCAAAATAAGAAAAGCCAGCCAGTATAAGCCTTCAGCAATCAGAAGTTACAATCAGAAAAACAAGATCATGAAACAGAATCTAAAAAACGGCAATATCAGAGGTGCCTTTTTAGCGGTGGTAGCAACACTTACTCTTCTTGCATCCATAACATCATGTCCAGTCCAGGCACAACTCTGGAAAAAAGTAAAGGACCGGGTAAAACGGACCATAGAAAATAAAGTCACCCAAAAATCAGAAGACGTGACAAATAAAACAATGGATAAAGCCGAGGTCGCCATCCAGGGGAAAAAGCCTGCAGATGCAGGCAGCGGTGCTGTAGGGGGTGGCCAAAGTAGTCCATCCTCCATTTCTACGCCACAAGCAACTGTCAGCGATTACAGAAGTTATGATTTTGTACCGGGAGACAAGATTATTTTCGAGCCGGATATACGGCAGGAAGCAGATGCAGAACTACCTGCCCGTTTTAAGCTCATCAAAGGGAATGCAGAAATCCAGAGTTATGAAGGCGATAAGCTTCTTCACCTGGATAAGGGTGCCCGCATGATCATTTCTCCTTTGATGTCGACAGAAAATTATCTGCCCGCGCAATTTACGGTGGAATTTGATATGTCTTATGAAGTCAATGATTCCTACATGAGGTATGTCAATTATTTCGATGTGGATTTCCAAAAATCAGATAAACAGTTCGATGCGCCACTCTATCAATTCCGGATCACGAGTGGTTCTGGATGCGAGTGGGGAGACGGTGGGCATATTCATCTGCCGGAAAGCCTGGCCCGGACACTTGCTGCGGATGGTAGCTGGCACCATATCGCTATTTACATCAATAAGAATATCGGCAAGGTCTATATTGATCAATACCGCGTAGCGGCTTCTAATACGCTGGCTACCGGAGCCGGTAAAATGGCAGTCGGCACCGATGGGAGATATGGCATTAAGATCAAAAACTTCCGTTTAGCAGCAGGAGGGTCTGACAAATATAACAAGGTGGTAACAGATGGTAAATTTATAACGCATGGAATCTTGTTTGATGTAGCTAAAGCTACCATTAAACCACAATCTGCCGGAACGCTCAATGAAGTGGTTAAAATGATGCAGGCACACCCGGCACTCAGGTTTGAAATAGACGGCCATACCGATAATGATGGCTCAGATGAAACCAACCTGAAATTGTCTGAAGAGCGGGCTGCTGCTGTAAAAAAAGCGCTGGTCCAGATGGGTATCGCCCAGGACAGACTCACTACTAAAGGGATGGGTGAGCGCCAACCTATTGACAGCAATGATACCCAGGAAGGGAAGGCCAATAACCGGCGGGTAGAGTTTATCAAAATCTAGTGCGGTGCGGGCATTCCATCTGTTAAAATCAGGTAATGTATCAATAGTTATTTAAAGTCGATCTGATGTTTTTACTATTCAGTATAGCCATGAGCCATCCAAGGAATGTATTACTGCTCTGCATCTGTTTAACCTGTGCCCTGCTGGTGGTAAGTTGCAGCAAATCTGATGCTCCCGTTAGTGACAAAGACGGTAATGATCTGCCCGGGCATATCAGCGGCATGGGGCCTTCGACGGAAGCCCTTCAGGGACAACTCTTCCATTTTAGCGCCGGCGTAGCCATTGACGGAGGTATAAAAGGTGTTTCAGCACTTGAGTCACAGGGGGACTATTGTCAGGTCATAGGCAGCGGCAGCTTTGTTTTGATATCCATGGAACTAGTGAACAATACAGGTAAAGATACTTTACTGGTATTGCCTGCCGGTCTTAGTTTTGCATCTCAAAGCCTGGAAGACCAAAATGGTCTTCTGATACAGGACGTGCCTGTATACCTGGCAAAAAACACCTCCTGCAAAGTTTTGTTATATACCTATTGCCTCAACGAACATCGCCATGCCAGCAGCGATGAAAGTAGGTATGACTTTGGCCCTGTATGCAATGCGGCTCCTATCAAAGAGTTAATCCAACTGCTGGCAGACAAAAAAGTAAATCTGGCTCCCGGAGAAAAGGCCAGTCTTGACGGGGCTATGGGAGATATCCAGCTTTGGATCTGGCAGATTACGGATGGCGAAGGTTTAACAGCCAGTGATAAACAACGTATCAGCGTACTAGAGAATAAGTAAATAACTACATCAGCCACAATACAAATTAAAACGATAAACTTACAATCATGACCTATACCTATCTTTTTAAAAGACCCGTTTCCATATGGCGGGTGACACTGCTAATAACCATTACCTCTTTTATAATGAGCAGCTGCTCGAAATCCGCCGCCAGTAGCGGGAGCGGCGACAATAAGGGCAGCGATCAGAGATCCGGTGACAGCAATTCAACCCATAAAAGCCTAGGCTATATGCCCGATCAACAAGGAACGGTATTAACGTATACGATCGTCTCAGGCGACGAGATCGGTGCCAGTGCCCGAATTAATTATTTAGATATACATGACTCCGCCGGCTATCGCGTCGCAGCGGCAGAAGCTGTCGTTGCGGGTATTAAGCTCTATCCATCTGCCAGGTATAATGAAGAGTACACCTACTCCACCTCCTATTTCGCTACTGCCTATTATGACGCCCTTCAGCTACTGGCCTCCACATTTAATAGTTTTACCCATCAGGAAACACCTCTTACGATGAAACTACCCCATAAAGACGCACTGCATAAGGTTGCATTTCCGACGACGGTTACGGCGACCTGGCATGGTGTCAAAGATGAAGACGGTACTGTGACCGACAGCAAGATGAAACAAACTGTTCAGGAAGGCGTCATTGATTCATCGGCCGTCATACAAACAGCAGCGGGGACTTATAAAGATTGCATCCGGGTCCACTATTTAAAAAGTCAGCAACGTATTATTTCCATCAGTTCGCCTGATGGAGACTACACCGTAGACAATACCGTCCATTTCGATATTATGGTATGGATGGCCAAGGGGGTGGGCGCGGTGAAAACCATAGAGCTCAATCTGGATACCGGCCTCTCTACAGTCACAGATCTGACGAAAATCGAGCAGCCCGGCAATGCAGATTAAACCAGTCATATCCTATTTCCCAACACAACCGGAAACTTAAGCATACAACGTTGTAAGCTTTTGCTGTGATCACAGGATCCGGACATTTTTTTTCGGCAAATTCCAGCCCTCAACCGTAATCTCCATGTCTGTAGGCGCTGTTGGTTCGAATTTGGAGGTATTTTCAGTTGAATGGATCATTTTTTTCTGGACCGTTTCTGAAGGAGGATCTACGTAGATCGTTTTAGCATCGCCGGGAAGTATCGTCAGGTAATTATCTGAATAAAATGCCGGCAATATCCGCTTCTGAGTGGATTTATTGACAACAGAAATCCTGTTGAAAAAAGCTGGCGCTGCCTCTTTCGGATTATCCAGCTGCACTTCTATTCTTTTTTGTCCGCCGGCCTCTTCAATCCAACGTGCCGTTATTTGTAGAGAGGAGGCCTTCATATGTTGAAGGCCACTGTAATTACCTGCTTTGTCTCTGGTCCAATAGATATTTTCACTGATGATATTTTTATGCAGATCTAGTAACTTTAAGGACAAGAGCAAGCCTTTCCCCGCTTCCGGTCTTGACAGCGCGCCGGCCACAGATAAAAGAAGTTTAGGGTGTTGTGGTATGGCCTGCGTGATCGTTCTGGTCAGCAGCTTTGTGGCACCGTCATAGCTACAGACTGTAATTTCCATGATCAAATTGCGTACGGTCTGATACGTATTATTGGCGATATATATACTGCTATCGGCCGGATTAAACATCAGATGCACTTTTTCAGCGGCTTTTTTAAGCCCATAGAGACAGGCATTGGGATCCAGGTAATAGTCGTACATCTGCCCACGCATAGCCGTCCAAGGGTTTTGGGTTTTCCAGATGATAAAACCTGTGTACCAATCCCACTGCCGCGCCGTAAAGCCTTCCATTAAAGCCCGATACTGATTATAATTGATCAGCTGACAGATCCTGGCAAATTCAGTCGTATTTTCCGGTTGTCCATACCGGCTCACAGAACTGCCATAACCGATATATTTATGATATTGCCAGACACTGTCGATCAGCGTACTTTTATCATAACCGGATTGCTGACCGGCGGCGGGTAGCTGCTCGGGCAAACTGCCGGGTGGCAAAAAGCGCTTTAGAGAAACAATATCTCCGATACCCACGGAACCGATTTCAGAATTAAAAGGAAAAGTTCTATGGGTCCAGAACTTTTCTATCGGCTGTATTCCATAAGGTCCGTCTCCATTTCCTCCCAGCGTATTAAAAGACATGCTGTCAGAATTGGAAAAATCAATATACCAGCGGGTGGTATCCAACAGCGGCAGCAGGCTGTCTTGTAATCCGGATTGCAGATCCGGTGCCAGGGTTATTTCATTGCCACCACACCAGATGGCCAGTGACGCATAATTGCGGAGCATCCGGATCTGGTCTGCAGCAGATGCTAAGAACAGGCCGTGATCATCCGGGTACCCTCTTCGTGTCCAGATATCATCTTTCTTTTTGGGATCCTGCCACCTGCCATTGCAATCCCCCGACCCCCAAAAATCCTGCATTACCAGTAATCCATACTTGTCGCAGGCCTCATAAAATTCCGGCCGCTCGGTGAGTGCGCCACCCCAGACCCGGATCAGATTGAGCCCCATATCCCGATGAAATCTCACTTCAGCATCATACCGCTCGGGGCTGAGTCGAAGCATTGCGTCGGAAACAATCCAGTTACCCCCTCTGATAAAAAGTGGCTGACCATTGACGAGTACCTCTGTGCTTCTGGTTCTGTCATTCCATCTGTGATCGATCTGGCGAACGCCAATCAAAAGATGCGTACTATCCGACACATTTCCATCCTGCAATGTAAACTGAAAACTGGCCGGGTATAGAAACGGCAAGTGATGATCCCCCAAGGCTTCCATGCCCGACGGCCACCAGAGTTTAGGACGGTAAAGGGTATCTGTGTCGAAGATGACAGTCGTAGATGCTCCCGCGCCTATTGTCACTTTTCTGGTAAGCACACTGCCTGCCATATGAAAGCTGGCTGTCCCCGTGACAGAATGGTCCGAACGGTTATGCAGGTCCACCGTCGTATGGAGGATAGCTGGCGCCTGGTCTTTAGCGGAAGGCATTCTTTTGCCCGGAACACGCGTCACCACATGAGGTGCCGATAGGAAGATTGGGCCCTCGCAGGAGATAAAAACCTTATCCCAGATGCCTGTATTACGGTCTCTGACCGGTTGAATCCAGTCCCAGCCCGCCACATATTGATGGGTGACATTTTTAGCGATTGTTCCGTCACCCCCCTGGCCACCATTGGGATTACCAACCGGATCCGGTGGATAAACAATAATCGCCAGACGGTTGCTTCCCTCTTTATTCAGTAGCCTGGTGATGTTAAAATGACGGCGCAAAAACATACCCTTTAATGTCGTATCATTTAGTTTATGTCCATTCAGGTAGGCATCGAACCCATAATTTACACCTCTTAAATGCAAATAATATTGCCCATCATGATCGAGGTTGCTGATCGCAAAATCTTTGACAAACCAATACGTGTAGTAATCGCTTCCTGTTGCATAAATATCGGGGATCTGATTGTTGTTCATGCCATAAAACGGATCCGGTACTTTACCATTATTGAGTAAGCTGGTCAGTACGGTGCCAGGCACAGTGGCAGGTTGCCACCCTTTTAAAGAGGCGCCGGGCTCGGCCCATTTGCCGATATCCTTACCCGAAGAAACAGTTGCTGCCTGTTTAAAAACCCAGCCCCGGTTAAGCTCAGTTTGAACAGCTTTGGCCGCGCCATCTATCCTCAACGGCTGCTGGCCGGCGCTATTGAGAGTCGCCATTAGGAAAGAAAAAGCCAGTACAGCTGCTATTGATCTTTGGCACAAATGATGGGTCAGTAAGGAAAAAATAAGTTTCTTCATCAAATTACAAGGCGTACAACGCATCTAGTGTAAATATAATAGGTGATATCAATGTATTAAAACAGCCTGGCCAATTGGGGCCGGCTTTTTATAGAATAAATGTGGTCTGTTAATCACGCCTTTTATCGTCATCCTTATTATTGACATTTGCTGGATTACTTCCTGGTTTTGCGGCACTTTTCCCCTCTTCCATGCTGGTCATCACAGCCGCCACTTCCTTTTCCGTAGCGCGCAACTTGTTTTGACAAAAGGCGATTAACTCCGCAGCGCGCTTTACGCGGACAGCCAGTTCATCAATGGAGACAGACTCATTTTCCATTTCCAGGGCAATGTTCTCCAGCTCTTCGTAAGCAGCACTATACGTTAAATCCTGTTCCATCTGTATTTTCTTTTTTATTGTTAACCGTTACATCCAGTGTGATCTTACTGGTAATAATTTCTATTGATTGGTTTTTTGTTAACTGGGTATGATCAGTGATGATCCTTCCTTTTGCCCTGATCAGGGCAAAGCCTTTTTGCAGGATCTGATCCGGGCTCATTAACCGGATATTTGTTTGCAGATGCCTGAGGCCGGTATCGGCGGCCTTCAATTGAATCCCGGACCAGGTCCATATCTTATCTTTTTGAATGCCTATGTCCCTTCGTGCGCCAGCAAGTCTGTGTTCAACGGTGCTAAAAACTTCATGTTTAAAGTTTTGCAAAGCATGTTGATGCGCATAGACTAATTCCGTAGTGCCGGTGACTATTAATGACTGCAGTTTATATAGAGCGCGTTCCTGCAGCTGCAGAAAATCGCGGGTCCGGTGTAACAGGCGGCCATTGAGATGTTCCACCAGCCGGGTGCGCTCTGATAAATAGGTTTTGGCATGCAGCAGAATGGACTGGCGAAGTTCCGATATACTTTTCTCAAAATTTCGATTATGATGCAGTATGAACTCCGCGGCCTGTGTAGGGGTTTTCGTGGCAGTATGCGCCATCAGGTCAGCGATCGTTTCATTTTTCTGATGCCCGATACCAGTGATGACCGGTATCGGAAACTTAGCCACGGCTCTGGCGATCTGGTAATGATCAAATACAATAAAATCTGTTTGGGCACCACCCCCTCTAAGCAATAAAACAGCATCATACGATTTGCCGGAATTAAACACCTGAATAAGCTGTCCGACGATCTGATCCACATTATCCACTCCCTGTACCACGGTCAGATATCTATCCAGCTCAAACTGATAGCCTTCCGGATTTTTTTCCAGTGTGTGGATAAAATCTTCCATGCCTGCCGATGTCAAAGATGAGATAATGGCCAGTCTTTGCAGTACAGGTGGCAACTGGATGGATTTATTGCGCGTACGATAACCCTCGGGTGTCCTTTCAATAAAATCATTTTCCTGCACCAGTTTTTGAAGCGTCAAATGCCGGGCCTCATATAACTTCCCGACCGTATAAGCCGCATCCAGGTCCACCAGATCGAGTGCCAGACCATACTGCTGGTGGAATACCACTTTGACCTGCGCCAATACCTGAATATTACTGGTAAACCGCTGTCCCGTTTTCTTTTCAAATTCCTGCACTTTGGTTGAACCGGCTCCCCAGGCCTTGGCAGAAAACTTTGCCAGTAAACCATCGGTGTCCTCTCTTTTTTCTACCAGCTCAAAGCTATGATAATTTTTTTCCTGTCTGTATTGATGCCCCGAGACTTCCGCCAATACCCAATAAGCTGTCTGTCGGAACCGGGTATCCAGTACCTGCCCGACAATGGCAGCCAGTTCAGAGAGCCTTATATAAGGAGGATATTGCATATGTTTGAATAATGAAAAACTGCCTGAGGGTGATTTAAATTTTAAAGACAAAAATACAATAACTCAGCGGAAATGCCCGGGTAGCTGGTAATGTACAATATAAAAATTGGCGGTAACTTCAGGCTGGAATAATACCAGCAAAAGAAATACCGCCGATCCAACACGATGAATATGATGTATGTTCAGCTCTTAAAGTGCTTTTTTGATGGACTTCAGGACGATCTCTTCCATGATCTTGTACCCTTCCAACGTAGGATGGACGCCATCTTTGGCCAGGCTGGCCGGTAATCCGCCCCTTTCATCTGCCAGTCTGGAGAAATAATCCACATAAATAAAATGATTTTTGCGGGCATAGGCCTGAATCATTTTATTTAAAGCAGGAATTTTTATATTAGGCTGCTTGCCTCTACTCCAGGGATAATCGAAAGCTGGCGTAACCGAGCATAAAAGCACTTTAACACCATGCGCCTTTGCCAGTTCAGCCATGGACGCCAGATTCCCCATGATATTATCCAGTTCGATATCGCCGGTATTTCCAGCAATATCATTGGTGCCCGCCAGAATGACTACGGCTTTGGGATGTAAGTCCAGTACATCTTTTCTAAAACGCACCAGCATCTGAGATGTCGTCTGTCCGCTGATGCCTCTGCCGATAAAGTGATGGGTCTTGAAAAAACTACTATCATTATGATACCAGCCTTCTGTAATGGAGTTACCCATAAAGACCACCTGCCTGTCCGAAGACGGCAACGCTTTGACCATCTGATTGGAAGCGTTATATTTTTTAAAGTTAGCCCAGTCTCCTTTCTGGGCCTTGGCTTGTATAGTGCCCAACCCAAATGTAAGCATCAGCAAGGCTGCTGCAGTAATTTTGCTTTGAATAGTCATAGTCATTTGTAATTTAATAGATCGATTTTAGTTTTCTGAATGAGTTAAAAAGCTGACAGGTGGCTGCTGGAAAAAGCATTGGTAAATGTTGAACAGCCGTGTGTTTCATGATCGGAACGATCTGCCATTCTTCCTGCCATCCGCCTTCTTTTTCAAAGGTCAAATTAAGAATTTTATAGATTGAGGCGGCAACTATTAACATTTGATTGCAGTTTCTCCAT containing:
- a CDS encoding OmpA family protein, producing MKQNLKNGNIRGAFLAVVATLTLLASITSCPVQAQLWKKVKDRVKRTIENKVTQKSEDVTNKTMDKAEVAIQGKKPADAGSGAVGGGQSSPSSISTPQATVSDYRSYDFVPGDKIIFEPDIRQEADAELPARFKLIKGNAEIQSYEGDKLLHLDKGARMIISPLMSTENYLPAQFTVEFDMSYEVNDSYMRYVNYFDVDFQKSDKQFDAPLYQFRITSGSGCEWGDGGHIHLPESLARTLAADGSWHHIAIYINKNIGKVYIDQYRVAASNTLATGAGKMAVGTDGRYGIKIKNFRLAAGGSDKYNKVVTDGKFITHGILFDVAKATIKPQSAGTLNEVVKMMQAHPALRFEIDGHTDNDGSDETNLKLSEERAAAVKKALVQMGIAQDRLTTKGMGERQPIDSNDTQEGKANNRRVEFIKI
- a CDS encoding glycoside hydrolase family 2 protein; the encoded protein is MKKLIFSLLTHHLCQRSIAAVLAFSFLMATLNSAGQQPLRIDGAAKAVQTELNRGWVFKQAATVSSGKDIGKWAEPGASLKGWQPATVPGTVLTSLLNNGKVPDPFYGMNNNQIPDIYATGSDYYTYWFVKDFAISNLDHDGQYYLHLRGVNYGFDAYLNGHKLNDTTLKGMFLRRHFNITRLLNKEGSNRLAIIVYPPDPVGNPNGGQGGDGTIAKNVTHQYVAGWDWIQPVRDRNTGIWDKVFISCEGPIFLSAPHVVTRVPGKRMPSAKDQAPAILHTTVDLHNRSDHSVTGTASFHMAGSVLTRKVTIGAGASTTVIFDTDTLYRPKLWWPSGMEALGDHHLPFLYPASFQFTLQDGNVSDSTHLLIGVRQIDHRWNDRTRSTEVLVNGQPLFIRGGNWIVSDAMLRLSPERYDAEVRFHRDMGLNLIRVWGGALTERPEFYEACDKYGLLVMQDFWGSGDCNGRWQDPKKKDDIWTRRGYPDDHGLFLASAADQIRMLRNYASLAIWCGGNEITLAPDLQSGLQDSLLPLLDTTRWYIDFSNSDSMSFNTLGGNGDGPYGIQPIEKFWTHRTFPFNSEIGSVGIGDIVSLKRFLPPGSLPEQLPAAGQQSGYDKSTLIDSVWQYHKYIGYGSSVSRYGQPENTTEFARICQLINYNQYRALMEGFTARQWDWYTGFIIWKTQNPWTAMRGQMYDYYLDPNACLYGLKKAAEKVHLMFNPADSSIYIANNTYQTVRNLIMEITVCSYDGATKLLTRTITQAIPQHPKLLLSVAGALSRPEAGKGLLLSLKLLDLHKNIISENIYWTRDKAGNYSGLQHMKASSLQITARWIEEAGGQKRIEVQLDNPKEAAPAFFNRISVVNKSTQKRILPAFYSDNYLTILPGDAKTIYVDPPSETVQKKMIHSTENTSKFEPTAPTDMEITVEGWNLPKKNVRIL
- the xseB gene encoding exodeoxyribonuclease VII small subunit; its protein translation is MEQDLTYSAAYEELENIALEMENESVSIDELAVRVKRAAELIAFCQNKLRATEKEVAAVMTSMEEGKSAAKPGSNPANVNNKDDDKRRD
- a CDS encoding ABC-F family ATP-binding cassette domain-containing protein, with amino-acid sequence MLQLHQLAYGHPNGDILFQQLDYTLTAGLTGLTGPNGCGKSTLLRLMAGHILPTEGRIEAMEIPYYVPQHYGQFDHLTIAAVLQIEKPLKALQAILAGDTSEQHFTALDDGWDLEERLQKVFHLWGLSTIRPQQSFGALSGGMKTKVLLSGLCLHNPRCILLDEPTNHLDGTGRKLLYQYLDGFKGAALIVSHDRVLLEKMSTIVVLQKEGFTTYGGNYSFYMQELDKQKNALQQQLKSRSQSLKQAEEIRRQVIQRRQKLDSRGKGKQQKAGLPTILQHSLQNKAENSTARLDGGHREKIEQLKSDVKALKEQDKNHAGMRLAIPGSDLHSGKLLVEAKDLTFSYAPTAVPVWNVPLNFSLYSSDRWVIAGDNGSGKSTLMQLIHNQVKPTSGILYIADATILHLDQHYQIIDDALSVMEQADGCKHSATLTHEVGIALTRFLFTPDYWDKPCHTLSGGERMRLALCCLYLKKEAADILLLDEPTNNLDLDNLAILTQVIAAFKGTLLVTSHDPLFLEQIGVTHALSMDEGGKVVALEKTSS